One Burkholderia sp. 9120 genomic window, TTCGAGCACCGCGCGCCGGTAGCCCATTTTTCCGGCGATGTATTTGCCGATCGGCACGCCGCCGGTGAAGGTGATCAGATCGACGTGCTCATTGGTGATCAGTTCGTCTGCGATTTCCTTCGGGTCGCCGGTAATGACCTGCAGCATTTCCTGCGGCAAGCCGGCGCTATACAGAATGTCCGCCAGCAGGTACGTGGACAGCGGCACTTTCTCCGACGGCTTCACGACGATCCGATTGTTCGTTGCAATGGACGGCACGATCTTGTGCGCGACCTGGTTCATCGGATGATTGAACGGCGTGATCGCGGAAATGACCCCCAGCAGCGGGTCCCGCAGCGTGTAGACGCGCCGCTTCTTGCCATGAGGCGTCAGGTCGCAGGAGAACACCTGGCCGTCGTCCTTGAGCGCTTCGTTGGCGCCGAAGATCAGCACGTCGCTGACGCGGCCCGCTTCGTAGAGGGAGTCTTTCCTGCACAGACCGGCTTCGGCGGTAATCAGCGCGGAGATTTCCTCGGTACGCTCGCGCACGATTTCCGCCGCGCGCCGCAGGATCTGCGAGCGCTCGTAGCGGCTGAGCCGCGCCCGGTACGCGTGGGCGTAAGCGAACGCGTGCCGGACGTCGGCGAGCGTCGCCTTCGGCACGGTGCCGACCAGCTCGCCGTTATACGGATTGCGCACTTCGATGACCTGCTCGCGTCGAATCAGTTCGCCGCCGATTCGAAGGGCTTCATGACGGACCGCCAAAGACGGTCGTGGTTCCACGATGGCATTCATGCTGTCTCCTGATAGGGCAGAAGGTGACGGACGGTTACTGGAGATGGTTGAGCGCGAGGTCGAGAATGTCGAAGTTGCGCAGACGTGCCCGCTGCGAAGCGGCCCGCTCGACCGGGCGGCTGAAAAGCAGCGGCACGGTCTGTTCGGACAGGCCACCGTGCGAGCGCAGCGGCGCGTCGAGACCGGACAGGTCATGGCGCGATTCGCTCGTCCCCAGCACCACATGGCGGCCCGACACGACGATGATGTCGCCGAGGCGGTCGCGCGGCAGCTCGAAGCGCTCGCAGCCCTCGGCACCGCTGACGGCCAGCTCGATCCCGGCGCGCTCGCGAAGTCTGGCGATGACCTGCTCCTGATCGACGGAAGGCGGCAGATAGATCGTGGCGAACGAACCCAGTGCGCCGTGGTGCACGACATACGGATCGGTAATCGGCAGGATCACGCGCGCCACCGCGAAGCCGAGCCATGCGTCCAGTTCGTCCTGCAGGTAGATCACATTCGGCTTGCCGGCTTCGTCGTGCTTGTCGTTCATGCCGTGGTCCGCGGTGATCGCGATGGTGGCGCCCAGCTCGGCCATACGTTGCAGATACGGGTCCATCATTTCGTAGAACGCGTTGGCCCCGACGCTGCCCGGCGCGCATTTGTGCTGCACGTAGTCCGTGGTCGACAGATACATCAGGTCGATGGGCCGCGTTTCCAGAAGACGCACGCCGGCCGCGAACACGAACTCGGACAGCTCCGAGCTGTACACCTCCGGCACCGGCTTGCCCACCAGTTCCAGCACACCCGTAATGCCGTTTTCTGCTTCAGTCACCTGATCGGCCTTCTCGGACGAGAAGCAGATGCCGGTCAACTGGTCGCCGAGCAGGCGGCGCAGTTTGTCTTTCGCGGTCACCACCGCCACCTTCGCGCCGGCATCGGCGAACGCCGCCAGCACCGTCGGCGCGCGCAGGTACTTGGGGTCGTTCATCAGGACTTCGGCGCCGCTCTCGCGGTCGTAGAAGTAGTTGCCGCTAATGCCGTGCACGGCGGGCGGCACGCCCGTCACGATCGACAGATTGTTCGGGTTGGTGAAGCTCGGCACGACGCATTCGCCCTTGAGCGCCGCGCCGTCTTTGAGGATCTGGGCCAGAAACGGCGCGACGCCAGCCTCGGCGGCTTGCGTCAGATAGTCGTATTCGCAACCGTCGACACAGACGACGACGAGAGGCCGGTCCATCCAGCGGTAACTACGTCCATTGACGTTGACAGTCGGAGTGTTCGCGTTCATGAGGATTCCCTTTGAGTGGTCAGGTGAGGGTTGAGACTGGCGTTGCGTTGGGTCTCGGGATGAGTGGTGTGCATGCGTTCGCAACTGGCGGCGACGTGAGCGCGCAGCGCGTGTCCGGCGGCATCGCCGTTACCGAGGGCAATCCGGTCGACGATCGCCCGATGCTCGGCCAGCGACACGGCAAGCGTTTGCGGATGCGCGAGCGTTTGATGCCGGAACAGCGTGAGTTCCTTGACCAGGCACCGGTACATATCGACCAGCTTGCGGTTGCCGGTAAACACGGCGAGCTGGTCGTGGAATTCGAAATTAAGCGCGGCGTAGTCGGCCATCTGCCCGAGCGCTGCCGCTTCATCCATGCGGTCCAGCAGGTCGTGCAGGCTTTTTAGCTGGGGCAGTGTGATGCAGCGGGCGAGGGTGCGCCCGATCAGCTCCTCCAGCGACGCCCGCACGGCAAAGATGTCGTCGGCCTCGGCGACTGAAATCTCCCGCACGAACACGCCGCGATTGCGGGTCAGCCGCACCAGACCGGCTTCTTCCAGCGTGCGAAATGCCTCCCGCACCGGGCCGCGGCTCACGCCCAGATGCTCGGCGACCGCCAGTTCGCTCAGCTTGGCGCCGGCCTCCAGCTTGCCGCTCAGGATCATCCGCTCGATCTCGCTCCTCACCAGCCGCGTCAGTGAATGGCTTTGCAACATTCCGATAGTCGGGGGGCGAGTCAGGGTTTCCACGGCAGTCGTCGAATAGTTTTTTGCATGCTTGACATTAGACTTTGTGAATCGTAGATTGTCAACAACATGCAATAGACAAAAAGCACTCTACAAATAAAGGCGTCTCCACAACGTCCTTTGCCCGAAATACCAGGCGCGCTGCGGCGGCGCTGCGGGTCGGCTGTGATCCGCAACGCCGGAGCACGGCAGCGGAACAGAAATTTCCAGGAGGATGACGATGACGGAATACCTGCGCATTGACGCGATACACAAGCAGTTCGGCGCGACCCCGGTTCTGAAGGACGTCAATCTGACGATCTTCAAAGGTGAAATGGTCTGCTTTCTGGGCCCGTCGGGTTGTGGCAAGACCACGCTGTTGCGGATCATCGCGGGGCTGGAGACGCAAAGCGCCGGCACGATCGCGCAGGCCGGCAAGGACATTTCCAATTTGCCGCCGATGCTGCGCGACTACGGCATCGTGTTCCAGTCGTACGCGTTGTTCCCGAACCTCACCGTGGCCGACAACGTCGCGTATGGACTCACGAACCGGAAGGCCGGCCGCGCCGTGATTCGTCAGCGCGTGGCCGAATTGCTGACGCTCGTCGGACTGCCGGATAGCGGCGCGAAACATCCTGGGCAACTGTCCGGCGGTCAACAGCAGCGGATCGCGTTGGCGCGAGCGTTGGCGACGTCGCCCGGTCTGCTGTTGCTCGACGAGCCTTTGTCGGCGCTCGACGCGCGCGTGCGGGTTCGCCTGCGCCAGGAAATCCGGCAATTGCAGCAGCGGCTGGGCGTGACGACGATCATGGTCACGCACGATCAGGAAGAAGCGCTCTCCATGGCGGACCGGATCGTGGTGATGAACCACGGCGTGATCGAGCAGATCGGCACGCCGAGCGAGATTTACCGCGAACCGGCCACACCGTTCGTGGCCGATTTCGTCGGCAAGGCCAATATGTTGCCCGCCACCGTGCGCGACGACGGGGCGATCCAGGTCGGTGACATCGGCTTGCAATGCGTGCGCGGGCGTAACGCGCTGAAGAGTGGGGCGCGCGTGTCGCTGTTTCTGCGGCCCGAGGATTTCGTGGTGCGCGGTGTCGACGCGCAAGCCGGCAACACGTTGCGCGGGCGGATCGAGAAGATGGAATTTCTCGGTGCGTTCTGTCGCGTCAGCGTTCAGGTGGACGGTCTCGCCGGGACTGAACTGCTTGCCGATCTGTCGTATCACGATATGACAGAGTTCGGCCTGCAGCAGGGCTCGCCGCTGAACCTCGCCGTGCTCGGCGACCGCGTGCGGATCTTCGGCGAAGACCAGCGGAGGGTTCAATGAGCGCGACGCTTACCGAACCGAAAAAGACCGTCGTGCTCCCCGACGTGCGCCAGCGTACTCACTGGCAGGACCGCATCGGCCACGCGGGCATGCTGCTGATGACCGCGTTTCTGTTGCTCGCGCTGCTCGCGCCGCTCACGATGGTCGTCATGAAATGCGTGGTGGACCGCGAAGGGCGCTTTGTCGGCCTCGCCAATTTCACCTCGTATTTTCAGACGCCGGCGCTGTGGAATTCGGTCGCGCATTCGCTGATCGTCGCCGTGTCGGTCACGGCCATTGCGATTCCGCTGGCCTTTACGTTCGCCTACGCCTTGACCCGCAGTTGCATGCCGTTCAAGGGACTGGTGCGCAACATCGCGTTGATCCCGCTGCTTGCGCCGACGCTGCTCTCCGCGGTGTCGTTCATCTACTGGTTCGGCAATGCGGGGTTGTTGCGGCGCTGGATGGTGGGTCACAGCATCTACGGCGCGCCGGGCATCATTGCAAGCCTGGTGTACGCGTCGATGCCGCACGTGCTGATGATTCTGATCACCGCGCTGTCGCTGACCGATGCGCGTCTGTACGAAGCCGCGGACGCCATGGGCACGAGCCGTCTGCGCAAGTTCTTCACGATCACGCTGCCCGGCGCGAAGTATGGGCTGATCAGCGCGACGATGGTGGTGTTCACCATCTGCGTGAACGACTTCGGCGTGCCGATCGTGATCGGCGGCTCGTATAACGTCCTCTCCACCGATGTGTACAAGCTGATCGTCGGTCTGCAGGATTTCAACACCAGCGCGGTGGTGAGCATCCTGTTGCTGGTGCCGGCGCTGCTCAGTTTCGCGACCGATTTCTTCGTGCGCCGCAAGCAGCGTTCGCTGCTTGGCGCTCGCTCGGTGCCGTATGAGCCCAAGCCCTCGCGCGGTTTCGACATGGCGATGCTGACTTACTGCGGCGTTGTGTGTCTGCTGATGATGGCGATCGTCGGCATCTCGATCTACGGCTCATTCGTGCGCTTCTGGCCGTACAACCTGTCGCTCGGACTCGGTCATTACCGGATGGGACTCGTTGGCGCGGGCATCATCGGCGCCTATAAGAACAGCCTGGAAATGGCGACGCTGGTTGCCGTAGCCGGAACCGCGCTGGTTTTTTGCGGCGCCTACCTGGTCGAGAAGACGCGTGGCATGGACTGGCTGCGTCCGGTCATCAACCTGTGCGCGGTATTGCCGATGGGTGTGCCGGGTCTCGTGCTGGGTATCGGCTATATCTTCTTCTTCAATCATCCCGCCAATCCGCTGAATGTGCTTTACGGGTCGTTGCCGCTGCTCGCCATCGTCACGATCATTCACTATTACTCGTCCAGCCATCTGACCGCGATCACCGCGCTCAAGCAGATCGACAACGAATTCGAAGCCGTGTCCGCGTCGTTGAAAGTGCCTTTCTACGTGACGTTTTTTCGCGTGACGGTGCCGGTGTGTCTGCCCTCGATTCTCGAGATCAGCCGCTACTTCTTTATCAACGGTATGACGACGATTTCGGCGGTGGCATTTCTCTATTCGCCGGGGACGCAACCCGCTTCCGTGGCCATTCTCAATCTCGACGAGGCGGGGCAGATCGGACCGGCTGCGGCCATGGCCACCTTGATCGTGATCACCTCGACGCTCGTGTGCGTGCTGTATGCGGTGGTGAACCGCTTGCTGTTGGCGCATACGCAGCGCTGGCGCCAACCCTCGCGTTGCCGCTAACGCGTACGAAACAACAGGACACGACAGGAAATAGCAATGAGACCTTTCTGGCTCGAGCAGGCATTGCGCGGCGAAGCCGCGGACGCGCCCGCGTTGCAAGGTACGGTGAACGCGGATGTTTGCATCGTCGGTGGCGGTTTTACCGGCCTCTGGACCGCGTTGCAACTCAAGCGCGCCAATCCGCATCTGGACGTCGTGCTGATCGAGGCGGATATCTGCGGAGCGGGCGCGAGCGGACGTAACGGCGGTTGCATGCTGACGTGGGAAACCCGCTTTCTGACGCTGCTCCGGCTGTTCGGCGAGAGCGAGGCGCGGCGGCTCGTGGAGGCGTCGCGGCAAGCGGTCGGCAAGATCGCCGATTTTTGCCGCGAGCATCGGATCGATGCACAGATGCGGGTGGACGGCACCTTATATACCGCGACGAGCGCGGCGCAGATGGGAAGCCTGGAGGCCGTCGTGGCGGCGCTTGAAGAACGTGGCATGAGCTCGTTTTCGGGCCTCGACGTCGACGAGGTTCATCGGCGCGCGGGTTCGAAGCGACACCTTGCCGGTGATTTCTCGCCCGCAGCGGCGACGGTGCAGCCCGCGTTGCTCGTGCGTGGATTGCGGCGCGTCGCCTTGGAAATGGGCGTGCGCCTGTATGAGAAGACGCCATTCGAAGCCCTGTCTTATGAACCCGGGCCGCTGGTCCGCACCACCTGCGGCGCGATTCGCGCAAAGCGCGTCGTACTGGCGATCAACGCCTGGATGGCGCAAACCTTCAAACAGTTCGAGCGCAGCATCGCGCTGGTGTCGAGCGACATGATCATCACCGAACGCGCGCCCGACCTTCTGGAACGCGTCGGTTTGACGGACGGTCTGTCGGTGCTCGATTCGAGAACCGTCGTCTATTACTACCGCACCACGCCGGACGGCCGGCTGATGCTCGGCAAGGGCGGCAATACCTTCGCGTACGGCGGACGCGTTCTGCCCGTGTTCGACCAACCGTCGCCGTATCGCGCGGCGCTCACCGACGATCTGGGTCGCTTCCTTCCGGCGCTCGCCGCAGTGCCGATCAC contains:
- a CDS encoding FAD-dependent oxidoreductase, producing MRPFWLEQALRGEAADAPALQGTVNADVCIVGGGFTGLWTALQLKRANPHLDVVLIEADICGAGASGRNGGCMLTWETRFLTLLRLFGESEARRLVEASRQAVGKIADFCREHRIDAQMRVDGTLYTATSAAQMGSLEAVVAALEERGMSSFSGLDVDEVHRRAGSKRHLAGDFSPAAATVQPALLVRGLRRVALEMGVRLYEKTPFEALSYEPGPLVRTTCGAIRAKRVVLAINAWMAQTFKQFERSIALVSSDMIITERAPDLLERVGLTDGLSVLDSRTVVYYYRTTPDGRLMLGKGGNTFAYGGRVLPVFDQPSPYRAALTDDLGRFLPALAAVPITASWNGPSDRSATGLPFFGRLDGRHDVFYGFGYSGNGVGPSYLGGEILSSLVLGLDNAWTRSPIVRGPRGVFPPEPIRYLGSLVVRDAIRRKERAEDAGATPWFFDRALSRLAQAAGKADKA
- the phnY gene encoding phosphonoacetaldehyde dehydrogenase — its product is MNAIVEPRPSLAVRHEALRIGGELIRREQVIEVRNPYNGELVGTVPKATLADVRHAFAYAHAYRARLSRYERSQILRRAAEIVRERTEEISALITAEAGLCRKDSLYEAGRVSDVLIFGANEALKDDGQVFSCDLTPHGKKRRVYTLRDPLLGVISAITPFNHPMNQVAHKIVPSIATNNRIVVKPSEKVPLSTYLLADILYSAGLPQEMLQVITGDPKEIADELITNEHVDLITFTGGVPIGKYIAGKMGYRRAVLELGGNDPIIVMEDADLDEASTLAVSGSYKNSGQRCTAIKRMLVHEAVADRFVELLVEKTRALRYGDPADPDTDMGTVIDEAAAKFFEAQVNDAVSRGAKLLYGNIRDGALYSPTVVDRVTPDMPLVKYETFGPVSPVIRFRDIDDAIRISNSTDYGLSSSVCTNRMDYIARFIAELEVGSVNVREVPGYRLELTPFGGIKDSGLGYKEGVQEAMKSFTHVKTYSLPWA
- the phnA gene encoding phosphonoacetate hydrolase, with protein sequence MNANTPTVNVNGRSYRWMDRPLVVVCVDGCEYDYLTQAAEAGVAPFLAQILKDGAALKGECVVPSFTNPNNLSIVTGVPPAVHGISGNYFYDRESGAEVLMNDPKYLRAPTVLAAFADAGAKVAVVTAKDKLRRLLGDQLTGICFSSEKADQVTEAENGITGVLELVGKPVPEVYSSELSEFVFAAGVRLLETRPIDLMYLSTTDYVQHKCAPGSVGANAFYEMMDPYLQRMAELGATIAITADHGMNDKHDEAGKPNVIYLQDELDAWLGFAVARVILPITDPYVVHHGALGSFATIYLPPSVDQEQVIARLRERAGIELAVSGAEGCERFELPRDRLGDIIVVSGRHVVLGTSESRHDLSGLDAPLRSHGGLSEQTVPLLFSRPVERAASQRARLRNFDILDLALNHLQ
- a CDS encoding putative 2-aminoethylphosphonate ABC transporter ATP-binding protein, producing the protein MTEYLRIDAIHKQFGATPVLKDVNLTIFKGEMVCFLGPSGCGKTTLLRIIAGLETQSAGTIAQAGKDISNLPPMLRDYGIVFQSYALFPNLTVADNVAYGLTNRKAGRAVIRQRVAELLTLVGLPDSGAKHPGQLSGGQQQRIALARALATSPGLLLLDEPLSALDARVRVRLRQEIRQLQQRLGVTTIMVTHDQEEALSMADRIVVMNHGVIEQIGTPSEIYREPATPFVADFVGKANMLPATVRDDGAIQVGDIGLQCVRGRNALKSGARVSLFLRPEDFVVRGVDAQAGNTLRGRIEKMEFLGAFCRVSVQVDGLAGTELLADLSYHDMTEFGLQQGSPLNLAVLGDRVRIFGEDQRRVQ
- a CDS encoding phosphonate utilization associated transcriptional regulator, with product MLQSHSLTRLVRSEIERMILSGKLEAGAKLSELAVAEHLGVSRGPVREAFRTLEEAGLVRLTRNRGVFVREISVAEADDIFAVRASLEELIGRTLARCITLPQLKSLHDLLDRMDEAAALGQMADYAALNFEFHDQLAVFTGNRKLVDMYRCLVKELTLFRHQTLAHPQTLAVSLAEHRAIVDRIALGNGDAAGHALRAHVAASCERMHTTHPETQRNASLNPHLTTQRESS
- a CDS encoding putative 2-aminoethylphosphonate ABC transporter permease subunit; translation: MSATLTEPKKTVVLPDVRQRTHWQDRIGHAGMLLMTAFLLLALLAPLTMVVMKCVVDREGRFVGLANFTSYFQTPALWNSVAHSLIVAVSVTAIAIPLAFTFAYALTRSCMPFKGLVRNIALIPLLAPTLLSAVSFIYWFGNAGLLRRWMVGHSIYGAPGIIASLVYASMPHVLMILITALSLTDARLYEAADAMGTSRLRKFFTITLPGAKYGLISATMVVFTICVNDFGVPIVIGGSYNVLSTDVYKLIVGLQDFNTSAVVSILLLVPALLSFATDFFVRRKQRSLLGARSVPYEPKPSRGFDMAMLTYCGVVCLLMMAIVGISIYGSFVRFWPYNLSLGLGHYRMGLVGAGIIGAYKNSLEMATLVAVAGTALVFCGAYLVEKTRGMDWLRPVINLCAVLPMGVPGLVLGIGYIFFFNHPANPLNVLYGSLPLLAIVTIIHYYSSSHLTAITALKQIDNEFEAVSASLKVPFYVTFFRVTVPVCLPSILEISRYFFINGMTTISAVAFLYSPGTQPASVAILNLDEAGQIGPAAAMATLIVITSTLVCVLYAVVNRLLLAHTQRWRQPSRCR